The following proteins are encoded in a genomic region of Zea mays cultivar B73 chromosome 9, Zm-B73-REFERENCE-NAM-5.0, whole genome shotgun sequence:
- the LOC100216951 gene encoding uncharacterized protein LOC100216951, with protein MSSRSPPPKDRRMRTERTSYRGAPYRRDSRHGPSRFRNDLCNNCKRPGHFARECPSVAVCHTCGLPGHIAAECSSKGTCWNCKEPGHMANSCPNEGICRNCGKSGHIARDCTAPPVPPGEVILCSNCYKPGHFREECTNEKACNNCRQSGHIARNCTNDPVCNLCNVAGHLARQCPKSDTLGERGGPPPFHGVGAPFRGVGVPFRGGLSDVICRACNQIGHASRDCMAGAFMICHNCGGRGHTAYECPSVSLIERFPPRRF; from the exons ATGAGCAGCCGCAGCCCGCCGCCGAAGGACCGCAGGATGCGTACTGAACGCACCTCATACCGTGGCGCACCATATCGGAGGGACAGCCGCCATGGTCCAAGCAG GTTTCGGAATGATTTGTGCAACAATTGTAAGCGTCCTGGGCATTTTGCTAGAGAGTGTCCTAGCGTGGCTGTCTGTCATACCTGCGGGCTTCCTGG GCACATTGCAGCTGAATGTTCTTCCAAAGGTACCTGCTGGAACTGCAAAGAGCCTGGCCACATGGCTAACAGCTGCCCAAATGAAGGGATATGCCGTAACTGTGGCAAGTCCGGACATATTGCAAGAGACTGCACTGCTCCACCAGTGCCGCCAGGAGAAGTGATCCTTTGCAGCAACTGCTACAAGCCAGGGCATTTTCGTGAGGAATGCACCAATGAGAAGGCCTGCAACAATTGCCGGCAGAGTGGCCATATTGCCCGTAACTGCACCAATGATCCTGTTTGCAACCTGTGCAATGTTGCTGGCCACCTGGCCCGTCAGTGCCCCAAGTCTGATACATTGGGCGAGAGGGGTGGGCCTCCTCCCTTCCATGGTGTTGGCGCTCCCTTCCGTGGTGTTGGCGTTCCCTTCCGTGGTGGCCTCAGTGACGTGATCTGCCGGGCCTGCAACCAGATTGGCCATGCGAGTCGTGACTGCATGGCTGGTGCTTTCATGATCTGCCACAACTGTGGCGGCCGTGGCCACACGGCATATGAGTGTCCCTCTGTGAGTCTCATTGAGAGGTTCCCACCTCGCCGTTTCTGA